The genomic window GTCAAAGCGCGGCGCCGACGGAGACTCTGACGATGCTTGGTTTTGACCTCACCGACGAACAGCGCGAACTCAAGAGCCTCGCGCGGAAGTTTGCCGAGAATGAAATAATTCCGCGCGCGCGCGAATGCGACGAGAAGGAAATCTTCCCGGTGGACATCTGCCAAAAGGCGTTCGACGCGGGCCTGATGAATTTCGGCGTGCCCAAAGATCTCGGCGGGCCCGGCCTCGGCGTGCTCGACACGAGCCTGATCGTCGAGGAACTGAACTACGGATGCGCCGGTATCTCGAACGCGGTCGGCGCCAACGATCTCGCGACGCTGCCGGTTCTGATCGCTGGCAACGCTGAACAGAAGAAGGTTTACCTCGGCCAGTTGATCAAGCAACTCACCTTCTGCGCGTTCGCGATCACCGAGCCATCCGCGGGCTCCGACGTCGCGGCGATGACCACCACTTACCGCCGCGAGGGCGACGAGTTTGTCCTCAACGGCAACAAGCACTTCATCTCGAACGGCTCGCGCGCCGACTGGTACGTTACGTTTGCGACCTCGGACAAACGGCTCAAGCATAAGGGCATCTCGGCGTTCGTCTTTCCGTCGAATGTGCCCGGCCTCACGCGCAACCGGATGCATGGCAAGCTCGGCCAGCGCGCCGCCGACACCGGCGAGATTTTTTACGACAACGTGCGCATCCCGGCGAGTTCGCTGCTCGGGCGCGAGGGCGAAGGATTCAA from Candidatus Binatus sp. includes these protein-coding regions:
- a CDS encoding acyl-CoA dehydrogenase family protein; its protein translation is MLGFDLTDEQRELKSLARKFAENEIIPRARECDEKEIFPVDICQKAFDAGLMNFGVPKDLGGPGLGVLDTSLIVEELNYGCAGISNAVGANDLATLPVLIAGNAEQKKVYLGQLIKQLTFCAFAITEPSAGSDVAAMTTTYRREGDEFVLNGNKHFISNGSRADWYVTFATSDKRLKHKGISAFVFPSNVPGLTRNRMHGKLGQRAADTGEIFYDNVRIPASSLLGREGEGFKYAMATFDHSRPEIGAIAIGIAQRALDECLKYSKQRSAFGQPISNFQAIQFMMADMAIEIEAMRLLTYKAAWLVDQGQSPNAISSYAKAFSADACMRITIDAVQIFGGYGYMKEYPVEKLMRDAKLLQIYEGTSQIQRVVIARNLLKE